GCCCACTTGGACGGGCTCATCCTGCGCGACGGCCGTGTCCTCCGCACCCAGGGGCTCCCGGTGCGCGAGGTGGGCATGAGCCTGAAGGACCGGTTCTTCTCCTACCTCGCCGACCCGAACCTGGTGTACATCCTGCTCATGGTGGGCCTGTACGGGCTGATCTACGAGTTCTTTACCCCGGGGATTGGACTCGGGCTCATCGTTGGCGGCACGTCCCTGCTTCTGGCCCTGCTCGGGCTCCAGATCCTGCCCATCAGCCTGGTGGGGATCGGCCTCATCCTGTTCGGGGTGCTCCTGATGGTGCTGGACGCGTTCACGCCCACGAACGGCCTCCTCACCGCCGGAGGGGTGGTAAGCCTCCTCATCGGTTCGTTCTCCCTATTCGACATCGAGAGCCCGGTGATCGGGCTATCGTGGGTCACGGTGGCGGCCACGGTGGGGACGTTGACCCTGATCTTCCTGTTCATCGTGTCCAAAGGACTCCTGGCCCAACGCCACCGCCCGCGCCCCCTCACCACGATGGTGGGCCTCGCCGGGGTGGCCAAGGAAGATCTGTCCCCGGAGGGGTGGGTGGTGGTGAAGGGCGAGTACTGGCGGGCCCGAGCACAAGGGGAGCCGATCCACAAGGGCGACCGGGTGACCGTGGTCGCCCAGGAGGGCCGCCACCTCGTGGTGCGACGCCACCCGTAGGTCCTCTCAATCCTCCTTCAGCCACTCCCGAAACTTCTCCTTGATCCTCCGCTCCAACCTCTCCCCAAGCTCGTCCCAGTCCACGTCCTCCTCGGCCCCGGCCCAGCGGGCCAATCCCCGCTTGATCTTGGACTCGATTCCGCGTCCGTACTCCTCCCACCGGCGCTGCCTGTGCCACGCCAGCTTGAGCCGCCAGGCAGCGCCGATCCCCGCCCAGGCAAACAGGAGGATCAGGAGGAACCACAGGCCACACGCCTGGAGATAGGAGAGGGGCTTGTAGATCTCCAGATGCCCGGCGACGATGGTGTTCCACAGCATCATGATCACCCAGCTGAAGAAAAAGAACGCGGCCACGCCCCCGCCGGCGACCAACCTCGTCAGCAATCTCATCGGATCCACCTCCTTGAGTGCCAGGGCCATTCTACCAAGGCGTCGGCCTTTATGGCCGACGCCGTCCCTCCATGGGCG
This Candidatus Acetothermia bacterium DNA region includes the following protein-coding sequences:
- a CDS encoding nodulation protein NfeD, whose amino-acid sequence is MRGLALAVLFLVGPGLLAAGSEVVKLVLDGTVNPATSAYILRGLRVAERAGAALVVLELDTPGGLDSAMKEIMEGILASKVPVVVWVGPAGARAASAGTFILLAADVAAMARGTSVGAAHPVAITGEAPQEEDPMAQKIVNDAAARIRSVAELRGRNADWAERAVRESATATAPEALDLGIIDLVADSIPELLAHLDGLILRDGRVLRTQGLPVREVGMSLKDRFFSYLADPNLVYILLMVGLYGLIYEFFTPGIGLGLIVGGTSLLLALLGLQILPISLVGIGLILFGVLLMVLDAFTPTNGLLTAGGVVSLLIGSFSLFDIESPVIGLSWVTVAATVGTLTLIFLFIVSKGLLAQRHRPRPLTTMVGLAGVAKEDLSPEGWVVVKGEYWRARAQGEPIHKGDRVTVVAQEGRHLVVRRHP